A genome region from Triticum aestivum cultivar Chinese Spring chromosome 2B, IWGSC CS RefSeq v2.1, whole genome shotgun sequence includes the following:
- the LOC123042682 gene encoding barwin, whose protein sequence is MAARLALVAALLCAGAAAAAAQQASNVRATYHYYRPAQNGWDLGAPTVSAYCSTWDAGKPFSWRSKYGWTAFCGPAGPRGQASCGRCIRVTNTGTGAQITARIVDQCANGGLDLDWDTVFVKIDTDGMGYQRGHLIVNYQFVDCRDNRINFHGKNETLPASTHVVE, encoded by the coding sequence ATGGCCGCACGCCTTGCGCTCGTGGCGGCGCTCCTTTGCGCCGGTGCCGCGGCCGCCGCGGCGCAGCAGGCGAGCAACGTCCGGGCGACCTACCACTACTACCGCCCAGCTCAGAACGGCTGGGACCTGGGCGCCCCCACCGTGAGCGCCTACTGCTCCACCTGGGACGCCGGCAAGCCGTTCTCGTGGCGGTCCAAGTACGGCTGGACGGCGTTCTGCGGCCCCGCTGGCCCCCGCGGCCAGGCGTCGTGCGGGCGGTGCATCCGGGTGACCAACACAGGCACGGGGGCGCAGATCACGGCGAGGATCGTGGACCAGTGCGCCAACGGCGGGCTGGACCTCGACTGGGACACCGTGTTCGTCAAGATCGACACCGACGGCATGGGGTACCAGAGGGGCCACCTCATCGTCAACTACCAGTTCGTCGACTGCCGCGACAACCGCATCAACTTCCATGGAAAGAACGAGACGCTCCCAGCCAGCACTCATGTGGTTGAGTAA